The following coding sequences are from one Sander lucioperca isolate FBNREF2018 chromosome 2, SLUC_FBN_1.2, whole genome shotgun sequence window:
- the LOC116063466 gene encoding bryoporin-like isoform X1: MSDSEERLAHVETASTDADAVISVGDDAIGSSTWRQCYITVINYGSEYTLCNPCQYTQSGRCTQTPPPQIGPHSSGSALFTKTPFTAQGSVGVFTYDLQDSTDKIAVMFSVPYDYNLFSNMYAVGIFDKSQECNYDLYYQMYYDPPTTFVRGEAKCPPSLTYKGDRVTIVATMADLFEAVIDVEVKDN; encoded by the exons ATGTCTGATTCAGAAGAGAGGCTGGCCCATGTGGAGACAGCCTCAACTGATGCTGATGCAGTGATTTCAGTTGGCGATGACGCCATTGGAAGCAGTACCTGGCGTCAGTGTTATATTACCGTTATAAATTACGGCTCTGAATACACCCTCTGTAACCCCTG TCAATACACGCAGAGTGGTCGCTGCACTCAGACTCCACCACCGCAGATTGGCCCGCATTCATCTGGCAGTGCACTGTTCACCAAGACTCCCTTCACTGCTCAAGGATCTGTTGGCGTCTTCACTTATGACCTCCAGGACTCCACTGACAAAATAGCTGTCATGTTCTCTGTTCCCTACGACTATAACCTGTTCTCTAACATGTATGCAGTGGGAATCTTTGACAAGAGCCAAGAGTGTAATTATGATCTTTATTATCAGATGTACTACGACCCACCAACCACCTTTGTCAGAGGTGAAGCTAAGTGCCCCCCCAGTCTCACTTATAAGGGGGATCGAGTCACCATTGTGGCAACAATGGCAGACCTTTTTGAAGCTGTCATAGATGTGGAAGTGAAAGACAACTGA